The Methanoregula boonei 6A8 genome has a window encoding:
- a CDS encoding glycosyl hydrolase family 18 protein, whose translation MKSVFLLGKSAIAVILICAFLLTMGCSQVPSAPAEGTMTAASTPTPAPVTGGRVIAAYFYIFDDASTAALASPDQIPWKKVNRIYIAFATLKDGMLTDLPAGSTADDLAQRETTAQKIHTIVALCHENNPDAEIFITSNFDEKELDPQYLLAAQDPQKFADSVLAYLKEYDLDGYDMDWESHQIDDYAPQLTTLLSTCHATFAAAGNNPHGHPYTLTYTVWPGVESAQTVASTQDSVDQINLMTYGPGEGYDLASYADSYAAAGVPYGKMIGGMESEAGYSENGGPDTQESVAAKCAYVKEHNLAGLFEWRMDNDMRPDNGAPTYQVTGWMSDCLSQ comes from the coding sequence GTGAAATCAGTATTCCTCCTCGGGAAATCTGCCATTGCAGTGATCCTCATTTGTGCATTCCTGCTCACTATGGGCTGCAGCCAGGTACCTTCCGCCCCGGCGGAAGGTACCATGACGGCGGCAAGTACTCCGACACCGGCGCCCGTAACCGGCGGCAGAGTGATCGCCGCGTACTTCTACATCTTTGATGATGCATCCACAGCGGCACTTGCCTCACCGGACCAGATCCCGTGGAAGAAAGTCAACCGGATTTACATCGCATTTGCAACGCTCAAAGATGGTATGCTGACTGACCTGCCTGCCGGCAGTACCGCGGATGATCTGGCACAGAGAGAGACAACTGCACAGAAAATCCACACCATCGTGGCACTCTGCCATGAAAACAACCCTGATGCAGAGATCTTCATCACCTCCAATTTCGACGAGAAGGAACTGGACCCCCAGTACCTGCTGGCCGCACAGGATCCACAGAAATTTGCCGACAGTGTCCTTGCCTACCTCAAAGAGTACGATCTCGACGGTTACGATATGGATTGGGAGAGCCACCAGATCGATGATTACGCCCCGCAGCTCACCACGCTCCTTTCCACCTGCCATGCCACGTTCGCTGCGGCAGGGAACAATCCACACGGCCATCCGTATACTCTTACGTACACGGTCTGGCCGGGAGTCGAATCGGCCCAGACCGTTGCCTCCACCCAGGACAGCGTAGACCAGATCAACCTTATGACGTACGGCCCGGGCGAGGGGTATGATCTTGCGTCCTATGCAGACTCCTATGCGGCAGCCGGGGTTCCGTATGGGAAGATGATCGGGGGCATGGAAAGCGAAGCCGGGTATTCCGAGAACGGCGGACCGGATACGCAGGAGTCGGTTGCCGCCAAGTGCGCCTATGTCAAAGAGCACAACCTTGCCGGCCTCTTTGAGTGGCGGATGGACAACGACATGCGGCCCGACAACGGGGCTCCCACGTACCAGGTGACAGGCTGGATGTCGGACTGCCTGTCACAATAA
- a CDS encoding AbrB/MazE/SpoVT family DNA-binding domain-containing protein gives MKNMKRKQQENLVDEMVAPRKEKTKHLFGSVKVGERGQVVIPKEAREIFGIVPGDILLVLGDVERGIALVKADTLQEFARKILETSSHPSDE, from the coding sequence ATGAAAAATATGAAAAGAAAACAGCAGGAGAATCTGGTCGACGAGATGGTGGCTCCAAGGAAGGAGAAGACAAAGCACCTCTTCGGCAGCGTGAAGGTAGGAGAGCGGGGGCAGGTCGTGATCCCCAAAGAGGCCCGCGAAATCTTCGGAATCGTGCCCGGGGACATCCTTCTTGTGCTTGGCGATGTGGAGCGGGGTATAGCCCTTGTGAAGGCCGATACCCTGCAGGAGTTTGCACGCAAGATCCTGGAGACATCCAGCCATCCTTCCGACGAATGA
- a CDS encoding NAD(P)H-dependent oxidoreductase → MKIVVLNGSPKGDISVTMQYVAYLKKKFPEHSFETVNVAHEIEKIEKDSVCFAAILDRIRSADLVLWAFPLYYLLVCAQYKRFIELVFERGAQDAFAGKYAASLSTSIHYADMIAHDYIHAVSDDLGMKYLGAYSAEMHDLLDAGERERLVTFAALTFAGVEKMIPVQRETSPLVPPSLAYVPGNGQAAVQPGKKKVVILTDDDGSSNNLTAMVARLTAAFSAKAEVINLHDIDIKGPCLGCCRCAYDNTCVYTDGYVDFYRDRLATADILIFAGAVRDRYLSSKWKQFFDRSFFKGHTPGLGGKQIGFAIAGSLNQIPCLKEALVMWADSGRCTARFVTDEAATSGELDALLDAMAGRLVQGAEVGYTPPHLFYAVGGHKIFRDNIYGGMRFVFQADYRYYREHKMFDFPQSDLKTRLTNAVMMLLTKSKTVREKVYGDSRHHMIAPFAPVLRDD, encoded by the coding sequence ATGAAGATCGTTGTCCTCAACGGCAGCCCCAAAGGCGATATCAGCGTCACGATGCAGTACGTGGCGTACCTCAAAAAGAAATTCCCGGAGCACTCCTTTGAAACGGTAAATGTGGCGCACGAAATAGAGAAGATTGAGAAAGACTCCGTGTGTTTTGCAGCCATTCTTGACAGGATCCGGTCCGCAGATCTCGTCCTCTGGGCATTCCCGCTCTACTACCTGCTTGTCTGCGCTCAGTACAAGCGGTTTATCGAGCTCGTTTTCGAACGAGGGGCACAGGATGCCTTTGCCGGGAAATACGCTGCATCGCTCTCCACCTCGATCCATTATGCCGATATGATCGCCCACGACTACATCCACGCAGTAAGCGACGATCTCGGGATGAAGTACCTGGGTGCGTACTCCGCGGAAATGCATGACCTCCTTGATGCCGGCGAACGGGAGCGGCTGGTAACATTCGCAGCCCTTACCTTCGCGGGTGTGGAAAAGATGATCCCGGTCCAGCGCGAGACTTCCCCGCTCGTCCCGCCGTCCCTTGCTTATGTCCCGGGAAACGGGCAGGCAGCAGTCCAGCCCGGGAAAAAGAAGGTTGTCATCCTCACGGACGATGACGGCAGCTCCAACAACCTCACGGCAATGGTTGCACGGCTCACCGCAGCATTCTCGGCCAAGGCCGAGGTCATCAACCTCCACGATATCGATATCAAAGGCCCCTGCCTCGGGTGCTGCCGGTGCGCCTATGACAACACCTGTGTCTATACCGACGGGTACGTGGATTTCTACAGGGACCGGCTTGCCACTGCTGATATCCTCATCTTTGCCGGCGCGGTCCGCGACCGGTACCTCTCATCGAAGTGGAAACAGTTCTTTGACCGGAGTTTCTTCAAGGGTCACACCCCCGGCCTTGGCGGGAAACAGATCGGCTTTGCAATCGCCGGCTCCCTGAACCAGATCCCCTGCTTAAAAGAGGCACTTGTCATGTGGGCGGACAGCGGCAGGTGCACTGCCCGGTTCGTGACCGATGAGGCTGCCACCTCCGGGGAACTCGATGCGCTGCTCGATGCAATGGCCGGAAGGCTGGTACAGGGCGCAGAAGTGGGATATACCCCGCCACACCTTTTCTATGCAGTCGGCGGCCACAAGATCTTCCGGGATAATATTTACGGGGGTATGAGGTTTGTCTTCCAGGCAGATTACCGGTACTACCGCGAACATAAGATGTTCGATTTCCCACAGTCAGATCTTAAGACCCGGCTCACGAATGCGGTCATGATGCTCTTAACAAAGAGCAAAACGGTCCGGGAAAAAGTGTACGGCGATAGCAGGCACCATATGATTGCGCCGTTTGCACCAGTGCTCAGGGACGATTAA
- a CDS encoding DUF3159 domain-containing protein, giving the protein MGSPGAGSRVGILFGFVPLIVYGILAGSSIQSKILALSASTLVTVVVGFGDLKKGRILSWISLVLFGGLLIATVGFSLTGILIWSGVLIYAVLAAVALGSILAGVPFTLQYAREMVDPSRHEHPVFLKVNILMTGVWSGIFGVNALLDCLALVFPGPTGQAASLITYGTLAAGIVFTFWYPAHIQKKYARTSPGSQ; this is encoded by the coding sequence ATGGGCTCTCCGGGAGCGGGCAGCAGGGTGGGAATCCTGTTCGGGTTTGTCCCCCTGATTGTCTATGGGATCCTTGCGGGGTCTTCCATCCAAAGTAAGATCCTGGCACTGAGTGCGTCAACGTTGGTAACGGTAGTGGTTGGCTTTGGGGATCTTAAAAAAGGCAGGATCCTGAGCTGGATAAGCCTTGTCCTGTTCGGAGGACTCCTGATCGCCACGGTCGGGTTTTCCCTGACCGGGATCCTCATCTGGAGCGGGGTCCTGATCTACGCGGTGCTTGCGGCCGTAGCGCTTGGCTCGATCCTGGCCGGCGTCCCGTTTACCCTGCAGTATGCCCGGGAGATGGTAGATCCGTCCCGCCACGAACACCCGGTCTTTCTCAAGGTCAACATCCTGATGACCGGGGTATGGAGCGGTATCTTTGGGGTCAACGCCCTGCTGGATTGCCTTGCTCTGGTTTTCCCGGGTCCAACAGGGCAGGCCGCCTCCCTGATTACCTATGGTACCCTTGCCGCCGGGATCGTGTTCACCTTTTGGTATCCGGCTCATATTCAGAAGAAATACGCCAGAACTTCGCCGGGCAGTCAATAA
- a CDS encoding segregation/condensation protein A: MAEHKKSSRRPNPAPDAGGTGRLPEAVFPEGARSVTVSGEPTLSPSPAEPPVPVDTPAPGDVPVATEPPNLEDPVEILVGLAERGEIDPWNIDIIEVTDRFLSELEKCRQLNLQISGRTLFYAATLLRMKSEQLDIAPDEEDGTGDEGEDFEAGESDDFEDEGRFGPIERLEREIQRRLDRKSLRKSPVTLFELIIELKNLEKEERRRRRMPPADDDYLIEADDVVSIAHEEGYQDSARQVIEECLANADPATEITLAELCRDLGWGIPEVYLPLLFLALDGQCALRQEEFFGDIYIHVVKADEES, encoded by the coding sequence ATGGCTGAGCACAAGAAGAGCTCGCGGCGGCCAAACCCGGCCCCTGATGCAGGGGGCACGGGCCGGTTGCCTGAGGCTGTTTTTCCGGAAGGGGCGCGGTCCGTGACCGTTTCCGGGGAACCCACATTATCTCCCTCCCCTGCAGAACCCCCGGTGCCGGTTGATACTCCTGCTCCCGGTGATGTCCCGGTAGCAACGGAGCCCCCTAATCTCGAAGACCCGGTCGAGATCCTTGTCGGGCTTGCCGAACGGGGCGAGATCGACCCATGGAACATCGATATCATCGAGGTTACCGATCGGTTCCTCTCTGAACTGGAGAAATGCCGGCAGCTTAATCTCCAGATCTCGGGACGCACCCTCTTTTACGCCGCAACGCTCCTGCGGATGAAATCCGAACAACTGGACATTGCCCCGGACGAGGAAGATGGCACAGGAGACGAGGGCGAGGATTTCGAGGCTGGCGAAAGCGATGATTTCGAGGATGAAGGCCGGTTTGGTCCCATCGAGCGTTTGGAACGGGAGATCCAGCGTCGGCTCGATCGAAAGAGCCTGCGGAAAAGCCCTGTCACCCTCTTTGAGCTGATCATCGAGCTCAAGAACCTGGAAAAAGAGGAGCGGAGGCGCCGTCGCATGCCCCCGGCAGATGACGACTACCTTATCGAGGCCGATGACGTGGTGAGTATCGCCCATGAAGAAGGCTACCAGGACTCGGCCCGTCAGGTGATTGAGGAGTGCCTGGCAAACGCCGACCCGGCAACCGAGATCACGCTTGCCGAGCTCTGCAGGGACCTCGGGTGGGGAATTCCCGAGGTGTACCTCCCTCTGCTTTTTTTAGCCCTTGACGGGCAGTGCGCCCTGCGGCAGGAGGAGTTCTTCGGGGATATCTATATCCACGTGGTAAAGGCGGATGAGGAGTCCTGA
- the smc gene encoding chromosome segregation protein SMC encodes MHITELEIDNFKSFSKKTKIPFLEGFTVISGPNGSGKSNIIDSILFVLALSSSRNLRAEKLTDLINLNSGKNIAEVAIAFSDGTKIRRRIKRTGNGYYSYNYLNDRLCKQSDIVDHLSKFGIIPHGYNVVMQGDVTRIMEMSDFERRKIIDEIAGVSEFDTKKQQALSELDVVRERIEREELLLIELTKRAHELKKEREHALEYQKWQKELAFFQGCRSAAQIHDKEKERATLLSSAEEQKIRISRLEADRSIEENELAYLKADLADVDELINQKSGPDYLKLIADLEEAKSGIKLAEQTIGRLKKDKEANLEGINRVFADTKRAEARVAELSDQIRTLSIDRTNIAMEVATSKAQVEKIETEIRQYSSDTEEARQQLFALMEEAEAKKGDRSAILRQQDILIEKSRMRTSELERLTVLQKQLDEEYADKQAQLAENERTVADLTGRKKELDRNLSEIESTLFAQRSSLERLRGEIRDAEQDAFRLEAAQQARGESGGKAIEAVKAIEGVHGTIMELGRAPPEYATALNVAAGNKIQFVVCDTDQIATDAIRYLKDERLGRVTFLPLNKLKPPQLPPIKEPGIIDYAVNLLDYDPVYDKAFAIALGSTVVVDTLDRARKLIGKYRMVTLEGELLEKSGAMTGGSAKKPARGFGAAVDDEIIRIRSHLAELSGEATTLEAAIKRMTEEVDGKRATRGGIDQDLARAGAVTEEYTRRFEAITIEKQTIEAAVARQREETSTSAAELSVLEGDLFKVTEGINAITAKIDGIKKKLDDTNIPALTDQMEKKKKEIEEAERRLRNKEADMNDASRERQHFTARIGELTEERARFDERNKQIDAEVAASNDQITSLKSVIVGLEEKQKQFSGELDELRKKRAGISDSIHASETKLIKFDSDKERFTIQLSALEERATALANEIASLKAIVGEVSTDLTLTEIEGKIADAELALHKIGAVNMLAIEEYEKIERQVQERTERKDTLSKERETLIERIEKYEQMKFEAFMTAFKAIDTNFREIFARLTSGSGNLVLENEEDPFTGGLTFAVKPRDKKVHLLSSLSGGEKSLTTLAFIFSIQHHIPAPFYAFDEVDMSLDGANVERIAAMIQELAPSSQFVIVSLRKPMIEAAQRIMGVTIRPDKSTLVTGVKVNG; translated from the coding sequence TTGCACATCACAGAGCTCGAGATAGATAATTTCAAGTCTTTTTCAAAAAAGACAAAAATTCCCTTTTTAGAGGGTTTCACCGTCATATCCGGTCCGAACGGCTCGGGTAAGAGCAATATCATAGACTCTATCCTCTTTGTGCTTGCCCTGTCGAGTTCCCGCAACCTGCGCGCCGAGAAGCTCACCGATCTGATCAACCTCAATTCTGGGAAAAATATTGCCGAGGTAGCCATTGCTTTCTCGGATGGGACGAAGATCCGGCGCCGGATAAAAAGGACCGGGAACGGCTACTATAGCTACAACTACCTCAACGACCGGCTCTGCAAGCAGAGCGATATCGTTGACCACCTCTCAAAGTTCGGGATCATCCCGCACGGGTACAATGTCGTGATGCAGGGTGATGTGACCCGGATTATGGAGATGAGCGACTTCGAGCGGCGGAAGATTATCGACGAGATTGCCGGGGTCTCCGAATTCGATACCAAGAAACAGCAGGCCCTCTCCGAGCTCGATGTGGTCAGAGAGCGTATCGAGCGCGAGGAGCTCCTGCTCATCGAGCTCACGAAAAGGGCACACGAGCTCAAAAAAGAGCGGGAGCACGCCCTTGAGTACCAGAAGTGGCAAAAAGAGCTTGCCTTTTTCCAGGGGTGCCGGTCTGCCGCCCAGATCCATGACAAGGAGAAGGAGCGGGCAACTCTCTTATCCTCTGCCGAAGAGCAGAAGATCAGGATTTCCCGGCTTGAGGCCGACCGGAGCATTGAGGAGAACGAGCTCGCCTACCTTAAGGCTGATCTCGCAGACGTGGACGAGCTTATCAACCAGAAAAGCGGGCCAGACTACCTGAAACTGATCGCGGATCTTGAAGAAGCCAAGAGCGGGATCAAGCTTGCGGAGCAAACGATTGGCCGGCTCAAAAAGGATAAGGAGGCCAATCTCGAAGGGATCAACCGGGTCTTTGCGGATACGAAAAGGGCCGAGGCCCGGGTTGCCGAGCTTTCCGACCAGATACGGACTCTCTCCATCGACCGGACCAATATCGCCATGGAAGTGGCGACCTCAAAAGCGCAGGTCGAAAAGATCGAGACCGAGATCCGCCAGTACTCCTCGGATACGGAGGAGGCACGGCAGCAGCTCTTTGCCCTGATGGAGGAGGCGGAGGCAAAGAAAGGGGACCGTTCCGCCATCCTCCGCCAGCAGGATATCCTTATCGAAAAGAGCCGGATGCGGACGAGCGAACTCGAACGCCTGACTGTGCTCCAGAAGCAGCTTGACGAGGAGTATGCGGATAAGCAGGCGCAGCTTGCAGAGAATGAGAGGACTGTTGCCGATCTTACTGGCCGGAAAAAAGAGCTTGACCGGAATCTTTCCGAGATTGAGAGTACCCTTTTTGCCCAGCGTTCGTCCCTTGAACGGCTCCGCGGCGAGATCCGGGATGCCGAGCAGGATGCATTCCGGCTGGAGGCTGCCCAGCAGGCCCGGGGTGAGTCTGGCGGGAAGGCGATTGAAGCGGTAAAGGCCATTGAGGGTGTCCACGGCACCATCATGGAGCTGGGTCGGGCTCCCCCGGAGTACGCGACCGCCCTCAACGTTGCTGCAGGAAACAAGATTCAGTTCGTTGTCTGCGATACTGACCAGATTGCAACCGATGCGATACGGTACTTAAAAGACGAGCGGCTCGGGCGGGTTACGTTTCTCCCCTTAAACAAGCTCAAACCCCCGCAGCTGCCTCCTATAAAAGAGCCGGGTATTATTGACTATGCGGTCAACCTGCTCGACTACGATCCCGTGTACGACAAGGCCTTTGCCATTGCGCTCGGATCGACCGTGGTGGTTGATACCCTTGACCGGGCAAGGAAACTGATCGGTAAGTACCGGATGGTCACCCTTGAAGGGGAACTGCTGGAGAAGAGCGGGGCGATGACCGGCGGTTCGGCAAAGAAGCCGGCCAGGGGTTTTGGTGCTGCCGTTGACGATGAGATCATCCGGATCCGCTCGCACCTTGCCGAACTTTCCGGTGAGGCGACAACGCTTGAGGCGGCAATAAAGAGGATGACCGAGGAGGTAGACGGCAAACGGGCAACCCGGGGCGGGATCGACCAGGATTTGGCCCGGGCCGGTGCGGTCACCGAGGAATATACCCGGCGGTTTGAGGCGATCACGATCGAGAAGCAGACAATAGAGGCGGCGGTCGCCAGACAGCGGGAAGAAACCAGCACCAGCGCTGCCGAACTGTCTGTACTTGAGGGAGATCTCTTCAAGGTCACTGAAGGGATCAATGCGATAACGGCGAAAATTGACGGCATAAAGAAGAAACTTGACGATACCAACATCCCTGCCCTTACCGACCAGATGGAGAAGAAGAAAAAGGAGATCGAAGAGGCGGAACGGCGCCTCAGGAACAAGGAGGCGGACATGAACGACGCCTCCCGCGAACGCCAGCACTTCACTGCCCGTATCGGCGAACTCACCGAGGAAAGGGCACGGTTTGACGAGCGCAACAAACAGATCGATGCGGAAGTAGCTGCATCCAATGACCAGATCACCTCTCTCAAATCTGTGATTGTCGGGCTTGAAGAGAAACAGAAGCAGTTCTCCGGGGAACTTGATGAGCTGCGCAAGAAACGGGCCGGGATCTCCGACAGCATCCATGCCTCGGAAACAAAACTGATCAAGTTTGATTCCGACAAGGAGCGCTTCACTATCCAGCTATCAGCCCTTGAGGAGCGGGCAACAGCGCTCGCAAATGAGATCGCCTCCCTCAAGGCCATTGTGGGAGAAGTAAGCACCGATCTCACCCTTACCGAGATCGAGGGAAAGATTGCCGATGCCGAGCTTGCGCTCCATAAGATTGGCGCCGTCAACATGCTCGCCATCGAGGAGTACGAGAAGATAGAACGGCAGGTGCAGGAAAGAACGGAGCGCAAGGACACCCTCTCCAAGGAGCGGGAGACCTTAATCGAGCGGATCGAGAAGTACGAGCAGATGAAGTTCGAGGCGTTCATGACCGCATTCAAAGCCATTGACACGAACTTCCGTGAGATCTTTGCCCGTCTTACAAGCGGGAGCGGGAACCTGGTGCTGGAGAACGAAGAGGATCCCTTCACCGGTGGACTCACATTTGCGGTCAAGCCCCGGGACAAGAAAGTTCACCTCCTCTCGTCCCTCTCGGGAGGGGAGAAGTCGCTGACCACATTGGCGTTTATCTTCTCCATCCAGCACCACATTCCGGCCCCCTTCTACGCTTTTGACGAGGTGGATATGTCGCTTGACGGCGCGAACGTGGAACGGATTGCGGCCATGATCCAGGAACTTGCCCCCTCGTCCCAGTTTGTCATTGTCTCCCTGCGTAAGCCCATGATCGAGGCAGCACAGCGGATCATGGGCGTTACGATCCGGCCGGACAAGAGCACGCTCGTTACCGGGGTAAAGGTGAATGGCTGA
- a CDS encoding tol-pal system YbgF family protein has protein sequence MVQSDAKIRYLEFELDEKEQMIKMMESSGSGAGEDRVAALEKKVNEMEALVKGLTQELLDLKSIAMKMSKQTEERSRQELKRVQPIVQGAPAASPTGGVGAPQAAGSTVVFRKGARQDAEPAAPAEPAMDMIMQPDGTMKLEPRRGDKNYIVASAGYGRNKKGVSAKPKQSDLIYAVEEDKDAAKK, from the coding sequence ATGGTGCAATCCGATGCAAAGATCAGGTATCTTGAGTTCGAACTTGATGAAAAGGAGCAAATGATCAAAATGATGGAAAGTTCAGGAAGCGGTGCAGGTGAGGACCGCGTTGCCGCGCTCGAAAAGAAGGTCAACGAGATGGAAGCACTGGTCAAGGGGCTTACCCAGGAACTCCTCGACCTCAAGTCCATCGCTATGAAGATGTCCAAGCAGACCGAGGAACGCAGCCGCCAGGAACTCAAACGCGTGCAGCCCATCGTCCAGGGTGCACCGGCTGCCTCTCCCACCGGTGGCGTAGGGGCGCCTCAGGCAGCCGGCAGCACGGTAGTCTTCCGCAAGGGAGCTCGCCAGGATGCCGAGCCGGCAGCCCCGGCAGAACCTGCAATGGACATGATCATGCAGCCGGACGGTACCATGAAACTTGAGCCCCGGCGCGGTGACAAGAACTATATTGTCGCCTCTGCAGGATACGGGCGGAACAAGAAGGGGGTTTCCGCCAAGCCCAAGCAGAGCGACCTTATCTATGCTGTCGAAGAAGACAAGGATGCAGCAAAGAAGTAA
- the glyA gene encoding serine hydroxymethyltransferase: MSYLSQTDPEIADIIEKERLRQTNGLELIASENIVSCAVLEAMGSIMTNKYAEGYPGKRYYGGCEFHDQAENLARDRLKKLFGAQHANVQPHSGTQANMAVYFAYMKLGEKILSMKLNQGGHLSHGAPVSFTGKFYQVAQYGVDPKTETLDYGAVGEMAKKEKPQIIVCGASAYPRIIDFKAFQEIADDVGAYCMADIAHIAGLVATKQHPTSVGVVNFTTTTTHKTLRGPRGGAIMCNEEYAQAIDKAVFPGMQGGPLMNVISAKAVCFEEALRPSFTEYNKQIVKNAKVLAETLINSGIRLVSGGTDNHLMLIDLTNQHLTGLEAEVALGKAGITVNKNTIPNETKSPFVTSGLRVGTPAVTSRGMKEAEMRQIGHWIASVVKDIKNETLIAQVNREVTAMAQKFPIYPTV; encoded by the coding sequence ATGTCGTATCTGTCCCAAACCGATCCAGAAATAGCAGATATCATAGAAAAGGAGCGGCTCCGCCAGACAAACGGGCTGGAGCTGATCGCCTCCGAGAATATTGTCAGCTGTGCAGTGCTCGAGGCCATGGGCTCGATCATGACCAACAAGTACGCCGAAGGCTACCCGGGGAAGCGATACTACGGCGGCTGCGAATTCCACGATCAGGCCGAGAACCTTGCCCGCGACCGGTTGAAAAAACTCTTTGGCGCACAGCATGCAAATGTCCAGCCCCACTCGGGCACCCAGGCAAACATGGCGGTCTATTTTGCGTACATGAAACTGGGAGAGAAGATCTTAAGCATGAAACTCAATCAGGGCGGCCACCTTTCTCACGGCGCCCCGGTAAGTTTCACCGGAAAGTTTTACCAGGTTGCCCAGTACGGGGTAGACCCCAAGACCGAGACCCTTGATTACGGTGCGGTCGGCGAGATGGCAAAGAAGGAAAAGCCCCAGATCATCGTTTGTGGCGCCTCTGCTTATCCGAGAATCATTGACTTCAAGGCGTTCCAGGAGATTGCCGATGATGTCGGTGCTTACTGCATGGCAGATATCGCCCACATCGCAGGCCTTGTTGCAACAAAACAGCACCCGACATCAGTCGGTGTCGTGAACTTCACCACCACTACAACCCATAAGACTCTTCGCGGCCCCCGTGGCGGTGCCATCATGTGCAACGAGGAATACGCTCAGGCGATCGACAAGGCAGTCTTCCCGGGCATGCAGGGTGGCCCCCTGATGAACGTTATCAGTGCAAAGGCGGTCTGTTTCGAGGAGGCACTCAGGCCCTCGTTTACGGAATACAACAAGCAGATCGTGAAGAATGCTAAAGTGCTTGCCGAGACGCTGATAAACAGCGGCATCCGGCTTGTCTCTGGAGGTACCGACAACCACCTCATGCTCATTGACCTGACCAACCAGCACCTGACCGGTCTTGAGGCGGAGGTTGCACTAGGTAAGGCAGGCATCACGGTCAACAAGAATACGATCCCGAACGAGACCAAGAGCCCGTTTGTGACAAGCGGTCTTCGCGTCGGCACCCCGGCAGTCACTTCACGGGGGATGAAAGAGGCAGAGATGCGCCAGATTGGGCACTGGATTGCGTCAGTTGTCAAGGATATCAAGAACGAGACACTGATTGCACAGGTCAACCGGGAAGTCACTGCAATGGCGCAGAAGTTCCCGATCTACCCGACAGTATAA